The DNA window CGATGTAAGATTTGTAGATTTGTTGAACATCTTCGGGAAGTGGTTCGATGTTTTTATATGCTTTTGATGTAAGTGTATCGATCAGCGATTTTTCTATCTTGAAATCAGCAAATAGAAATGAGATCAGAATAAAAAATAAAAATAATAAAACGGACTTTTTCATATATTTTTTTCTCCTATATTGAAACTTCCGAAGTTTTCAAAACTTCGGAAGTTTCAATCTTCATTCAATCTATAATATTCCTTCTCTTCAACAAACGAACAACTTTTACAATTCGCTGAACAGGTCGAACATTCTGCATTTAAAAGTTCGATATATCCTTTTCTGATCAATTGTTGGAGCATTCCCTGCATCGCACTTCTGTCGGTTTTGAAATGGATTGAAAGGTCGGATAAGTTGATAATTTTTCTTTCTTTGAATAAATTGAGGATTTTCGTTAACATTTATGATTTTAATTTTCCCATCGGGACGATGAGGGCACATAATTTTCGTGCAATTCGTGTAATTTGTGGATCGCTATCTTATCAATATCTGTTCAGCAAGGTCGCGAGGAATAATGTATCTCGATTCACCGACTCCGACAAT is part of the Candidatus Cloacimonadota bacterium genome and encodes:
- a CDS encoding sugar metabolism transcriptional regulator, which encodes MLTKILNLFKERKIINLSDLSIHFKTDRSAMQGMLQQLIRKGYIELLNAECSTCSANCKSCSFVEEKEYYRLNED